A region of Necator americanus strain Aroian chromosome I, whole genome shotgun sequence DNA encodes the following proteins:
- a CDS encoding hypothetical protein (NECATOR_CHRI.G1137.T4), with product MPSTFNLFLRGSSTLKLSLSTFSKAGVSIPIHCLDLHFSFSMAATEQVNVKMECEEPSAITVEEKPPVIQADKQPDVIGVPDVAIEPGMEGHVHPGDAGLEDEDDEMEDEGNESEGDEVESIVDIKIQNGIFKYRVRWVGCKPSEDTWEPEESFTGSESKALLEEYRETHKDRVEELLRNEKNKKGRRSKRGPRWEYVSEIVTREDKTALKPRELQSDDVFYGQTAAEVAAASGELKKLFDPTHKNTVTELFLSTTDPAVKVTRSQTKALIGSREESRSNTPISSKLLTAEDTCRGSASPTPNQAPKSRQKKGKASGKRTTKRRAAKEQEEEPSTEAVVVTSASLVDSQTNSTSPSDKPPIVLKLTLKKADKPAKREKRSSSEKSPKEKKKKEKKTSLPTVVTSPSPKLEPSEPDCSNQQTKIEATDASVMFKTEIKPKLVESASKPQTVTSASPAAASSDELPAPKGRRRALHLLPGPISINEPLTSQVLNGMLRDLEIKYYGEEERHPYSQEQFNEAILSGNFMRVRRAMVNNLLTAPRLAMWTNTFGANLLHLLCRTLKCDERHAGDDIATVLCNIAPTLLAGRDNHNRLPIHDAVDKGQVCRVFRLLTFHSPVNVIDRNGNTPLSLAYAKNHAKMMRILLQGGANFWTLESSERRKPENLRKRRAFDVLSKHSRIMSAQLVRARRKVYRLLTEVRTTSPCFTAPFADGPEFSFIYYHYPLPQADVGQCGHILFLHVCSVKPEGGALQARCWGGLRLAQAPQHNNRPLEPTSFTERGDHMMFFITPVNGANTIHVRISDAEMPKKLILAMQVVLVRRAVRENSSSSHSHYPPLEQAPMATERRLQADRVRLRTAAEMKAMDRETRIRDRRIIDIYGYTICGSADESKIVLVFVFLKVAPWNLDRLDLKLGIETGPAPGIDVGAAVAPSTHKIDP from the exons ATGCCATCAACCTTTAATCTTTTCTTGCGCGGTTCCTCTACTTTAAAATTAAGTTTATCA ACTTTTTCCAAGGCTGGCGTCTCTATTCCTATTCACTGTTTGGATCTTCACTTTAGTTTCAG catggCTGCCACTGAGCAGGTCAATGTGAAGATGGAATGTGAGGAACCGTCGGCGATAAccgttgaagaaaaa CCTCCCGTAATCCAAGCGGATAAACAGCCTGATGTCATTGGTGTGCCTGACGTTGCGATTGAACCCGGAATGGAAGGCCACGTGCATCCTGGGGATGCAGGTCTAGAGGACGAGGATGATGAAATGGAAGATGAAGGTAATGAATCTGAAGGTGACGAG GTAGAGAGTATAGTGGATATAAAGATACAAAATGGTATCTTCAAATATCGTGTACGATGGGTTGGCTGTAAGCCAAGTGAGGATACCTGGGAGCCAGAGGAGAGTTTTACGG GGTCAGAGAGCAAAGCACTACTGGAGGAATATCGAGAAACCCACAAGGATAGGGTTGAAGAGCTACTGAGAAATGAAA agaacaaaaaaggaagaagatcGAAGCGAGGGCCGCGATGGGAGTATGTCTCGGAAATAGTTACCAGAGAG gataagACTGCTCTCAAACCACGCGAACTTCAGTCTGATGATGTATTTTATGGTCAGACGGCTGCTGAAGTAGCTGCAGCATCTGGTGAACTCAAAAAGCTATTCGATCCTACGCATAAGAATACGGTGACGGAGTTG TTTTTATCAACTACTGATCCTGCAGTTAAAGTTACCCGAAGCCAAACGAAGGCCCTAATTGGTTCACGGGAGGAGTCAAGATCCAATACTCCAATTTCATCGAAATTACTAACAGCGGAA GATACATGTCGAGGATCTGCAAGCCCTACTCCTAATCAAGCTCCAAAAAGTCgtcaaaagaaaggaaaagctTCCGGCAAAAGGACTACGAAACGGAGGGCAGCAAAGGAGCAg GAAGAAGAACCTTCCACAGAAGCGGTCGTTGTCACGTCAGCAAGCCTTGTGGACAGTCAg ACAAACTCGACTTCTCCTTCTGACAAACCTCCTATCGTGCTGAAGTTGACGTTGAAAA aggCAGACAAACCTGCAAAAAGGGAGAAACGTTCTTCATCGGAGAAATCGcctaaagagaagaaaaaaaaggagaagaaaacatcGCTGCCGACGGTTGTTACATCTCCATCACCGAAGCTGGAACCATCTGAGCCGGATTGCTCCAATCAGCAGACAAAAATAGAGGCTACTGATGCGTCCGTAATGTTTAAAACTGAGATCAAGCCAAAGCTAGTGGAGTCAGCTTCGAAACCACAGACTGTGACTTCGGCATCACCCGCAGCTGCGTCGTCTGATGAGCTTCCTGCTCCTAAG GGACGGCGGAGGGCTCTTCATTTGTTACCAGGACCTATATCCATAAACGAACCTTTAACATCACAAGTACTGAATGGTATGTTACGTGAtctggaaataaaatattatggagaggaagaaaGGCATCCGTACAGCCAGGAG CAATTTAACGAAGCGATTTTATCTGGAAACTTCATGCGGGTAAGAAGGGCTATGGTCAACAACTTGCTGACAGCACCGCGGTTGGCCATGTGGACCAACACATTCGGAGCGAATCTTTTACATTTG TTGTGCCGCACTTTGAAGTGTGACGAACGCCATGCTGGTGATGACATAGCGACAGTACTCTGCAACATCGCACCTACATTACTCGCTGGGCGTGACAACCATAACAGATTGCCTATTCATGATGCGGTTGACAAGGGGCAG GTGTGCCGAGTCTTCCGACTACTAACATTTCACTCACCTGTCAATGTAATCGACCGTAACGGCAATACACCTTTGTCCTTGGCGTACGCTAAGAATCATGCGAAGATGATGCGTATCTTGCTACAAGGAGGTGCAAACTTTTGGACTTTGGAAAGCTCTGAAAGGAG GAAGCCAGAAAATCTGAGAAAACGGAGAGCGTTTGATGTCTTGTCGAAGCACTCAAGGATAATGTCTGCCCAATTGGTGCGAGCCAGGAGGAAGGTATATAG gttacTCACTGAAGTGCGAACAACATCACCATGTTTCACTGCTCCATTTGCGGATggtccagaattttctttcatt TATTACCATTACCCTTTACCACAAGCTGATGTCGGTCAATGCGGTCACATACTTTTTCTACATGTTTGTAGCGTGAAGCCTGAAGGAGGAGCT CTGCAAGCTCGATGCTGGGGTGGACTACGTCTGGCTCAGGCTCCTCAGCACAATAATCGACCGCTGGAACCTACCAGTTTCACGGAACGCGGAGACCATATGATGTTTTTCATTACACCTGTTAATGGTGCGAATACTATCCATGTAAGAATTAGCGATGCTGAAAT GCCAAAGAAACTGATCCTCGCAATGCAGGTCGTATTAGTTAGACGGGCTGTGCGCGAGAACTCGTCCTCTTCTCATAGTCACTACCCACCATTGGAGCAAGCACCAATG GCGACGGAGAGAAGGCTGCAAGCGGATCGAGTACGTCTTCGCACAGCTGCTGAGATGAAGGCTATGGATAGG gaaacacgcattaGGGATCGTCGCATCATTGACATCTACGGTTACACCATTTGTGGGAGTGCTGATGAAAGCAAAATAGTATTAGTATTTGTGTTCCTCAAAGTAGCCCCGTGGAACTTAGATCGCCTTGATCTCAagcttgg CATTGAGACGGGACCTGCTCCCGGGATCGACGTTGGTGCTGCTGTCGCTCCCAGCACTCACAAAATCGATCCTTGA
- a CDS encoding hypothetical protein (NECATOR_CHRI.G1137.T3): MPSTFNLFLRGSSTLKLSLSTFSKAGVSIPIHCLDLHFSFSMAATEQVNVKMECEEPSAITVEEKPPVIQADKQPDVIGVPDVAIEPGMEGHVHPGDAGLEDEDDEMEDEGNESEGDEVESIVDIKIQNGIFKYRVRWVGCKPSEDTWEPEESFTGSESKALLEEYRETHKDRVEELLRNEKNKKGRRSKRGPRWEYVSEIVTREDKTALKPRELQSDDVFYGQTAAEVAAASGELKKLFDPTHKNTVTELFLSTTDPAVKVTRSQTKALIGSREESRSNTPISSKLLTAEDTCRGSASPTPNQAPKSRQKKGKASGKRTTKRRAAKEQEEEPSTEAVVVTSASLVDSQTNSTSPSDKPPIVLKLTLKKADKPAKREKRSSSEKSPKEKKKKEKKTSLPTVVTSPSPKLEPSEPDCSNQQTKIEATDASVMFKTEIKPKLVESASKPQTVTSASPAAASSDELPAPKGRRRALHLLPGPISINEPLTSQVLNGMLRDLEIKYYGEEERHPYSQEQFNEAILSGNFMRVRRAMVNNLLTAPRLAMWTNTFGANLLHLLCRTLKCDERHAGDDIATVLCNIAPTLLAGRDNHNRLPIHDAVDKGQVCRVFRLLTFHSPVNVIDRNGNTPLSLAYAKNHAKMMRILLQGGANFWTLESSERRKPENLRKRRAFDVLSKHSRIMSAQLVRARRKVYRLLTEVRTTSPCFTAPFADGPEFSFIYYHYPLPQADVGQCGHILFLHVCSVKPEGGALQARCWGGLRLAQAPQHNNRPLEPTSFTERGDHMMFFITPVNGANTIHVRISDAEMPKKLILAMQVVLVRRAVRENSSSSHSHYPPLEQAPMATERRLQADRVRLRTAAEMKAMDRVGSEVELPRSIVLDGFGYQRAIFEFFLEMR, encoded by the exons ATGCCATCAACCTTTAATCTTTTCTTGCGCGGTTCCTCTACTTTAAAATTAAGTTTATCA ACTTTTTCCAAGGCTGGCGTCTCTATTCCTATTCACTGTTTGGATCTTCACTTTAGTTTCAG catggCTGCCACTGAGCAGGTCAATGTGAAGATGGAATGTGAGGAACCGTCGGCGATAAccgttgaagaaaaa CCTCCCGTAATCCAAGCGGATAAACAGCCTGATGTCATTGGTGTGCCTGACGTTGCGATTGAACCCGGAATGGAAGGCCACGTGCATCCTGGGGATGCAGGTCTAGAGGACGAGGATGATGAAATGGAAGATGAAGGTAATGAATCTGAAGGTGACGAG GTAGAGAGTATAGTGGATATAAAGATACAAAATGGTATCTTCAAATATCGTGTACGATGGGTTGGCTGTAAGCCAAGTGAGGATACCTGGGAGCCAGAGGAGAGTTTTACGG GGTCAGAGAGCAAAGCACTACTGGAGGAATATCGAGAAACCCACAAGGATAGGGTTGAAGAGCTACTGAGAAATGAAA agaacaaaaaaggaagaagatcGAAGCGAGGGCCGCGATGGGAGTATGTCTCGGAAATAGTTACCAGAGAG gataagACTGCTCTCAAACCACGCGAACTTCAGTCTGATGATGTATTTTATGGTCAGACGGCTGCTGAAGTAGCTGCAGCATCTGGTGAACTCAAAAAGCTATTCGATCCTACGCATAAGAATACGGTGACGGAGTTG TTTTTATCAACTACTGATCCTGCAGTTAAAGTTACCCGAAGCCAAACGAAGGCCCTAATTGGTTCACGGGAGGAGTCAAGATCCAATACTCCAATTTCATCGAAATTACTAACAGCGGAA GATACATGTCGAGGATCTGCAAGCCCTACTCCTAATCAAGCTCCAAAAAGTCgtcaaaagaaaggaaaagctTCCGGCAAAAGGACTACGAAACGGAGGGCAGCAAAGGAGCAg GAAGAAGAACCTTCCACAGAAGCGGTCGTTGTCACGTCAGCAAGCCTTGTGGACAGTCAg ACAAACTCGACTTCTCCTTCTGACAAACCTCCTATCGTGCTGAAGTTGACGTTGAAAA aggCAGACAAACCTGCAAAAAGGGAGAAACGTTCTTCATCGGAGAAATCGcctaaagagaagaaaaaaaaggagaagaaaacatcGCTGCCGACGGTTGTTACATCTCCATCACCGAAGCTGGAACCATCTGAGCCGGATTGCTCCAATCAGCAGACAAAAATAGAGGCTACTGATGCGTCCGTAATGTTTAAAACTGAGATCAAGCCAAAGCTAGTGGAGTCAGCTTCGAAACCACAGACTGTGACTTCGGCATCACCCGCAGCTGCGTCGTCTGATGAGCTTCCTGCTCCTAAG GGACGGCGGAGGGCTCTTCATTTGTTACCAGGACCTATATCCATAAACGAACCTTTAACATCACAAGTACTGAATGGTATGTTACGTGAtctggaaataaaatattatggagaggaagaaaGGCATCCGTACAGCCAGGAG CAATTTAACGAAGCGATTTTATCTGGAAACTTCATGCGGGTAAGAAGGGCTATGGTCAACAACTTGCTGACAGCACCGCGGTTGGCCATGTGGACCAACACATTCGGAGCGAATCTTTTACATTTG TTGTGCCGCACTTTGAAGTGTGACGAACGCCATGCTGGTGATGACATAGCGACAGTACTCTGCAACATCGCACCTACATTACTCGCTGGGCGTGACAACCATAACAGATTGCCTATTCATGATGCGGTTGACAAGGGGCAG GTGTGCCGAGTCTTCCGACTACTAACATTTCACTCACCTGTCAATGTAATCGACCGTAACGGCAATACACCTTTGTCCTTGGCGTACGCTAAGAATCATGCGAAGATGATGCGTATCTTGCTACAAGGAGGTGCAAACTTTTGGACTTTGGAAAGCTCTGAAAGGAG GAAGCCAGAAAATCTGAGAAAACGGAGAGCGTTTGATGTCTTGTCGAAGCACTCAAGGATAATGTCTGCCCAATTGGTGCGAGCCAGGAGGAAGGTATATAG gttacTCACTGAAGTGCGAACAACATCACCATGTTTCACTGCTCCATTTGCGGATggtccagaattttctttcatt TATTACCATTACCCTTTACCACAAGCTGATGTCGGTCAATGCGGTCACATACTTTTTCTACATGTTTGTAGCGTGAAGCCTGAAGGAGGAGCT CTGCAAGCTCGATGCTGGGGTGGACTACGTCTGGCTCAGGCTCCTCAGCACAATAATCGACCGCTGGAACCTACCAGTTTCACGGAACGCGGAGACCATATGATGTTTTTCATTACACCTGTTAATGGTGCGAATACTATCCATGTAAGAATTAGCGATGCTGAAAT GCCAAAGAAACTGATCCTCGCAATGCAGGTCGTATTAGTTAGACGGGCTGTGCGCGAGAACTCGTCCTCTTCTCATAGTCACTACCCACCATTGGAGCAAGCACCAATG GCGACGGAGAGAAGGCTGCAAGCGGATCGAGTACGTCTTCGCACAGCTGCTGAGATGAAGGCTATGGATAGGGTCGGTTCAGAGGTCGAACTCCCTCGTTCTATTGTGCTAG ATGGATTCGGATACCAGCGAGcgattttcgaatttttcttggaGATGAGATAG
- a CDS encoding hypothetical protein (NECATOR_CHRI.G1137.T1) yields MAATEQVNVKMECEEPSAITVEEKPPVIQADKQPDVIGVPDVAIEPGMEGHVHPGDAGLEDEDDEMEDEGNESEGDEVESIVDIKIQNGIFKYRVRWVGCKPSEDTWEPEESFTGSESKALLEEYRETHKDRVEELLRNEKNKKGRRSKRGPRWEYVSEIVTREDKTALKPRELQSDDVFYGQTAAEVAAASGELKKLFDPTHKNTVTELFLSTTDPAVKVTRSQTKALIGSREESRSNTPISSKLLTAEDTCRGSASPTPNQAPKSRQKKGKASGKRTTKRRAAKEQEEEPSTEAVVVTSASLVDSQTNSTSPSDKPPIVLKLTLKKADKPAKREKRSSSEKSPKEKKKKEKKTSLPTVVTSPSPKLEPSEPDCSNQQTKIEATDASVMFKTEIKPKLVESASKPQTVTSASPAAASSDELPAPKGRRRALHLLPGPISINEPLTSQVLNGMLRDLEIKYYGEEERHPYSQEQFNEAILSGNFMRVRRAMVNNLLTAPRLAMWTNTFGANLLHLLCRTLKCDERHAGDDIATVLCNIAPTLLAGRDNHNRLPIHDAVDKGQVCRVFRLLTFHSPVNVIDRNGNTPLSLAYAKNHAKMMRILLQGGANFWTLESSERRKPENLRKRRAFDVLSKHSRIMSAQLVRARRKVYRLLTEVRTTSPCFTAPFADGPEFSFIYYHYPLPQADVGQCGHILFLHVCSVKPEGGALQARCWGGLRLAQAPQHNNRPLEPTSFTERGDHMMFFITPVNGANTIHVRISDAEMPKKLILAMQVVLVRRAVRENSSSSHSHYPPLEQAPMVGPFL; encoded by the exons atggCTGCCACTGAGCAGGTCAATGTGAAGATGGAATGTGAGGAACCGTCGGCGATAAccgttgaagaaaaa CCTCCCGTAATCCAAGCGGATAAACAGCCTGATGTCATTGGTGTGCCTGACGTTGCGATTGAACCCGGAATGGAAGGCCACGTGCATCCTGGGGATGCAGGTCTAGAGGACGAGGATGATGAAATGGAAGATGAAGGTAATGAATCTGAAGGTGACGAG GTAGAGAGTATAGTGGATATAAAGATACAAAATGGTATCTTCAAATATCGTGTACGATGGGTTGGCTGTAAGCCAAGTGAGGATACCTGGGAGCCAGAGGAGAGTTTTACGG GGTCAGAGAGCAAAGCACTACTGGAGGAATATCGAGAAACCCACAAGGATAGGGTTGAAGAGCTACTGAGAAATGAAA agaacaaaaaaggaagaagatcGAAGCGAGGGCCGCGATGGGAGTATGTCTCGGAAATAGTTACCAGAGAG gataagACTGCTCTCAAACCACGCGAACTTCAGTCTGATGATGTATTTTATGGTCAGACGGCTGCTGAAGTAGCTGCAGCATCTGGTGAACTCAAAAAGCTATTCGATCCTACGCATAAGAATACGGTGACGGAGTTG TTTTTATCAACTACTGATCCTGCAGTTAAAGTTACCCGAAGCCAAACGAAGGCCCTAATTGGTTCACGGGAGGAGTCAAGATCCAATACTCCAATTTCATCGAAATTACTAACAGCGGAA GATACATGTCGAGGATCTGCAAGCCCTACTCCTAATCAAGCTCCAAAAAGTCgtcaaaagaaaggaaaagctTCCGGCAAAAGGACTACGAAACGGAGGGCAGCAAAGGAGCAg GAAGAAGAACCTTCCACAGAAGCGGTCGTTGTCACGTCAGCAAGCCTTGTGGACAGTCAg ACAAACTCGACTTCTCCTTCTGACAAACCTCCTATCGTGCTGAAGTTGACGTTGAAAA aggCAGACAAACCTGCAAAAAGGGAGAAACGTTCTTCATCGGAGAAATCGcctaaagagaagaaaaaaaaggagaagaaaacatcGCTGCCGACGGTTGTTACATCTCCATCACCGAAGCTGGAACCATCTGAGCCGGATTGCTCCAATCAGCAGACAAAAATAGAGGCTACTGATGCGTCCGTAATGTTTAAAACTGAGATCAAGCCAAAGCTAGTGGAGTCAGCTTCGAAACCACAGACTGTGACTTCGGCATCACCCGCAGCTGCGTCGTCTGATGAGCTTCCTGCTCCTAAG GGACGGCGGAGGGCTCTTCATTTGTTACCAGGACCTATATCCATAAACGAACCTTTAACATCACAAGTACTGAATGGTATGTTACGTGAtctggaaataaaatattatggagaggaagaaaGGCATCCGTACAGCCAGGAG CAATTTAACGAAGCGATTTTATCTGGAAACTTCATGCGGGTAAGAAGGGCTATGGTCAACAACTTGCTGACAGCACCGCGGTTGGCCATGTGGACCAACACATTCGGAGCGAATCTTTTACATTTG TTGTGCCGCACTTTGAAGTGTGACGAACGCCATGCTGGTGATGACATAGCGACAGTACTCTGCAACATCGCACCTACATTACTCGCTGGGCGTGACAACCATAACAGATTGCCTATTCATGATGCGGTTGACAAGGGGCAG GTGTGCCGAGTCTTCCGACTACTAACATTTCACTCACCTGTCAATGTAATCGACCGTAACGGCAATACACCTTTGTCCTTGGCGTACGCTAAGAATCATGCGAAGATGATGCGTATCTTGCTACAAGGAGGTGCAAACTTTTGGACTTTGGAAAGCTCTGAAAGGAG GAAGCCAGAAAATCTGAGAAAACGGAGAGCGTTTGATGTCTTGTCGAAGCACTCAAGGATAATGTCTGCCCAATTGGTGCGAGCCAGGAGGAAGGTATATAG gttacTCACTGAAGTGCGAACAACATCACCATGTTTCACTGCTCCATTTGCGGATggtccagaattttctttcatt TATTACCATTACCCTTTACCACAAGCTGATGTCGGTCAATGCGGTCACATACTTTTTCTACATGTTTGTAGCGTGAAGCCTGAAGGAGGAGCT CTGCAAGCTCGATGCTGGGGTGGACTACGTCTGGCTCAGGCTCCTCAGCACAATAATCGACCGCTGGAACCTACCAGTTTCACGGAACGCGGAGACCATATGATGTTTTTCATTACACCTGTTAATGGTGCGAATACTATCCATGTAAGAATTAGCGATGCTGAAAT GCCAAAGAAACTGATCCTCGCAATGCAGGTCGTATTAGTTAGACGGGCTGTGCGCGAGAACTCGTCCTCTTCTCATAGTCACTACCCACCATTGGAGCAAGCACCAATGGTAGGACCATTTTTGTGA